One genomic region from Cyclopterus lumpus isolate fCycLum1 chromosome 20, fCycLum1.pri, whole genome shotgun sequence encodes:
- the prlh2 gene encoding prolactin releasing hormone 2 has product MLPCVRHCVLTSRWLPAALALLLLVSSSFSCAHSATVKHDFHIVHNVDNRSPEIDPFWYVGRGVRPIGRFGKRHSSVEALGSRGVQPVLLTLGLLLNSLRNKDNFGKVLDGEDRDWLP; this is encoded by the exons ATGCTGCCGTGTGTCCGGCACTGCGTCCTGACGAGCCGCTGGCTGCCCGCAGCTCTGGCGctgctcctcctcgtctcctccagctTCAGCTGCGCTCACAGCGCCACGGTGAAGCACGACTTCCACATTGTTCACAATGTCGACAACAGAA GTCCAGAGATAGACCCATTCTGGTACGTGGGGCGTGGGGTGAGACCCATCGGGCGCTTCGGGAAGAGGCACAGCAGCGTGGAGGCTCTGGGCAGCAGAGGGGTGCAGCCTGTCCTCCTGACTTTAGGGCTGCTGCTCAACAGCCTCAGAAACAAGGACAACTTCGGGAAAGTGCTGGATGGGGAAGACAGGGATTGGTTACCGTGA
- the LOC117749499 gene encoding LOW QUALITY PROTEIN: ranBP-type and C3HC4-type zinc finger-containing protein 1-like (The sequence of the model RefSeq protein was modified relative to this genomic sequence to represent the inferred CDS: inserted 2 bases in 2 codons; deleted 14 bases in 12 codons): MSLSSGGWTQTPGYTPDQSAALLAHYGASQSQLGCQTVLMVGSGVCGHSGIRPLCLPGAGDESLRLQLSMDPGKSGEFRLSLQDSSGTGRSVTIADFDLRTVXYEVKSPKCHELSLARSTRPHXGFNFRCEQEAQEWATVVTSSLREALRVAPQDNDPQRLLDGLHHQNTLALQRTEDTCIELTRAIEAGDMQSASDFAATLARQRAALKIQPSARDYEDTEINLAVAVEDSSSSCCVTVKVSLHMTTAALKTGRLMFLEYGFHPRVKRWVIGQCLCTDQRSLASYGVRQDGDTAFLYLLSARHARLTLQVLQQDQESALLLSSPSLSLPHFLPTATSANSPSSLDRRPYVTLPTKLHTSSNTGGTERGNINEISDLINLEMSQLNKALSPSTASTQGWSCPSCTYINKPTRPGCEICSTNRPDSYVIPGGYRPDALELRRIQQEKEAVRQYQQAREKERRENFARLVMMDGQDLLPNPESVDCRICYVDLKPGEGVLLRECLHCFCRECLRSVIMLSEEPEVACPYRDDTYFCACSLQEREIRALVPAEEYERWLQRGLSVAESRCEGSYHCATPDCPGCCVYEDTVNVFHCPVCRKHNCLICKSIHEGMNCKQYQDDLAARAINDSAAREADTAYSRLWCSPGEAMHCPSVALLCRREDGCDWLRCTVCHTEICWVTRGPPLGTYRPWRHSGGCRCNINNQKCHPKCQNCH; encoded by the exons ATGTCGTTGAGTTCAGGCGGTTGGACTCAAACCCCCGGCTACACACCG GACCAGTCCGCCGCCCTCCTCGCTCACTATGGGGCCTCGCAGTCACAACTGGGCTGCCAAACCGTCCTCATGGTCGGTTCGGGTGTCTGTGGCCATTCCGGTATTCGGCCGCTGTGTCTTCCTGGAGCAGGCGACGAATCACTCCGCCTCCAGCTGAGCATGGACCCGGGGAAATCCGGT GAATTCCGGCTGTCGCTCCAGGACAGCAGCGGGACCGGCCGGAGTGTG ACCATCGCCGACTTTGATCTGAGGACCG AATATGAGGTGAAGTCACCAAAGTGCCACGAGCTGAGTTTGGCGCGCTCCACACGACCGC CAGGCTTCAACTTCCGCTGTGAGCAGGAGGCCCAGGAGTGGGCCACAGTGGTGACTTCTTCCCTAAGAGAAGCACTCAGAG TCGCCCCTCAAGATAATGATCCACAGCGCCTCCTAGATGGTCTCCATCATCAGAACACCTTGGCCTTGCAACGAACAG AGGATACCTGCATAGAGCTAACCCGAGCCATAGAAGCAGGAGACATGCAGTCTGCTTCTGACTTTGCTGCCACACTCGCCCGA CAACGTGCCGCACTCAAGATTCAGCCCTCTGCCAGAGACTATGAAGACACTGAAATCAA CTTGGCTGTTGCAGTTGAA GATTCGTCTTCGTCCTGTTGTGTCACTGTGAAGGTTTCCCTGCATATGACTACCGCAGCACTAAAAACAGGCAGGTTA ATGTTTCTTGAGTATGGCTTTCACCCGCGGGTG AAGCGCTGGGTGATTGGCCAGTGTCTGTGCACCGACCAGCGCTCTCTGGCT TCATACGGGGTTCGCCAGGACGGCGACACAGCCTTCTTGTACCTCCTGTCAGCCCGTCATGCTCGCTTGACCCTCCAAGTCCTCCAGCAGGACCAGGAGAGTGCCCTCCTCCTCAGTTCACCATCCTTGTCTCTCCCCCACTTCCTCCCC ACTGCTACCTCTGCAAATAGCCCCTCATCCCTGGACCGGAGGCCTTACGTCACCCTGCCTACAAAACTCCATACCAGCAGCAACACTG gtgggacagagagaggaaacatcAATGAGATCAGCGATCTCATCAACCTGGAGATGTCTCAACTCAAT AAGGCACTGAGCCCCAGCACAGCCTCCACCCAG GGTTGGTCGTGCCCTTCTTGCACTTACATTAACAAACCAACACGGCCGGGCTGTGAGATCTGCAGTACAAACCGCCCAGACAGCTACGTCATCCCTGGGGGATACCGACCAGATGCACTGGAACTCAGACGGATCcagcaggagaaggaggctGTCAGACAGTACCAGCag GCAAGGGAAAAGGAGCGCAGGGAGAAT TTTGCCCGGCTAGTGATGATGGACGGCCAAGACCTGCTGCCTAACCCAGAGTCTGTG GACTGTAGGATCTGCTACGTGGACCTGAAGCCTGGAGAGGGTGTCCTGCTGAGGGAGTGTCTCCACTGCTTCTGCAG AGAGTGCTTACGTTCAGTCATCATGCTGAGTGAGGAGCCGGAGGTGGCCTGTCCCTACAGAGATGACACGTATTTCTGTGCCTGCTCCCTGCAGGAGAGGGAGATCAGGGC GTTGGTGCCAGCAGAGGAGTACGAGCGCTGGCTGCAAAGAGGTCTGTCGGTGGCAGAGTCTCGATGTGAGGGCAGCTACCACTGTGCCACCCCGGACTGT CCGGGCTGTTGTGTGTACGAGGACACGGTCAATGTCTTCCACTGCCCCGTCTGCAGGAAACACAACTGCCTGATTTGCAAG tccaTCCACGAGGGAATGAACTGCAAGCAATACCAGGATGATCTTGCAGCCCGCGCTATAAATGACTCTGCTGCCAGGGAGGCCGACACAGCCTACTCAAG actctggtGCAGTCCAGGTGAGGCAATGCACTGTCCCAGTGTGGCATTATTGTGCAGAAGAGAGGATGGATGTGATTGG TTGCGCTGCACTGTCTGTCACACTGAGATCTGCTGGGTAACAAGAGGACCCCCGCTGGGGACCTACA GGCCCTGGAGACACAGCGGAGGATGTCGCTGCAACATCAACAATCAGAAATGCCATCCTAAATGCCAAAACTGCCACTGA